The Phaeodactylum tricornutum CCAP 1055/1 chromosome 2, whole genome shotgun sequence DNA window TTTGCTACTTCCTCACATAAGACCGACTAAAGGTTACCTCAACATTCCGTTGACTGGAATTTTAAAAGCAGATCATGGCGACTTTGTCTGGGAAGTCACGGCGTAAACGTGAACGCCCGGAAGTCGTCAAGACCACCGGAGCCCAGCCGGCTGCTCTCGCGGATGGCAAGGCTGACAATGCAAcgtcgaaaacgaaaagcgTTCGAGTAGCCGAAAagtgcgacgacgacagcgcATCCGTACCAAGTTGGGCTAACTTTTCCGAATTGGGCTTGGCTGATCCTTTAGTAACGACTTGCCGGCAGCTCGGATTCAAACGCCCGACTCCTGTGCAGCGAGTGATAATTCCCTATTTGTTGCGCCACGACGATGTACACCTTCTCACGCTAGCAGCCACAGGGTCGGGCAAGACGGCAGCCTTTGTATTGCCCATTCTTCACCGTCTCGCGCCAGACCCGTACGGAATTTTCGCTGTTATATTGACACCGACCCGGGAATTGGCGAAGCAAATTCATCAACAAGTATTAGCGCTCGGAAGCAGCGCGTATAACGTTCAATCGGCGCTGGTTGTGGGTGGTTTGGATGCGACTCGACAGAGTCTCGATCTGGATCGACGTCCGCACTTTTGTGTAGCCACTCCCGGTAGACTGGCAGAATTGCTACGCGGACCGCGACCGCCCATGCTCAAGCATGTTCGCTACATggtgttggacgaagccgatcgGCTTTTGGCACCGGGCAGTGGATTCGAAAGGGATATCTCCGAATTGCTGCTACATTGTACAACTAGCCCGACGCTTGCAGCAGTTGACGGTGCCACTGGTCGGGAACGGCGACAGACGTGTCAAACGTTGTTGTTTAGTGCAACCATGACCCGAACATTAGAAAGCGTGGAAGAAATGGCCGGTGCCGGTCTAGGTCGATTGCCGTTGAAGAAGTTTGTCATCCACGAAGGATTGGGGACCAACGAGCCAAGATCTAAAAAAAGTAAAATGGTTCAAGATGGCGACGCGAAGGAGGACAAGCCGGATGAAAACACGAATGAGGCATCTTCTTCCATACCAAAAATTCCTGCTGGATTGAAGCAAGAGTATGTGTTTATGCCGTCGAGAGTTCGCGACGCCTATTTGCTCACGGCAATACGTGAGCTTATGGCCAACGGAGGACGTCCTAAAGACGAAGGTGATAGTGGATGGACTGCACCTACACGAattgacgacgatgacgacggcgGTGAAGCCACCAAGGCGCGGTCCGCCATCATTTTCGTGTCAACTTGTGAAAGAGCTGCCTTCGTATCAGGAATTTTGGCACAAGTTGGTGTTGACAACGTAGCTTTGCATTCCTTATTGTCGCAGAATCGCCGTCTAGCCTCACTCGCCAAGTTTAAATCTCAGCAAGTCCGCGTACTTGTTGCCACCGATGTGGCTTCTAGAGGACTTGACATTCCTTCCGTTGATTTAGTGTTGAACTCCGAACTACCGCGCAATGCTATTTCATACGTTCATCGAGTGGGACGAACAGCTCGGGCTGGACGCCGAGGCCGGGCCATCAGTTTTGTCTCGGAAGCCGACGTAGCTTTGGTACATGCGGCAGAAAAAGTGTCGGGTAGGGTCCTGGAAAAGTGCGGGGATGTCACCGACGAAATGGCAATCAAATTACTGGGACCAGTGGCCAAGGCGGCTCGGTTGACCAAAATCAAGCTCAATGATATTGGCTTTGACGAACTCGTCCAGAAGTTTAAGGAGCGCAAGGTACGGGATCGTAAAGAACGAGAGCGCGTGGAACGTGCATTGCGCAAGATGGAAAAAAGTAACAGCAAAGGCAAGACTGGACAGACATGCGATATTCTCACCAAGTGACGCAATCGGTTTGAATCGAAAAACCAGGAGCATACTGAAGATATAGGGATTGAGTACCTTTCCGTTTGTATGATTTATTGCGGAGGGAAGCACGTAAAGCTTCACACCTGCACTAGTTCACAGTTATATGTTAGCAAGCGTTAGCAAGCGTCTTCGTACATAATAGCGTAGTCACCAGCTTGTTGAAACGGACTCCATCAGACTTTTTGCTAGAGTATGCTGCCATATTACCGTGCTACCATGCCGAAAATGCTACGCCTACCCTAATGGTGTCGCCTACAGACAGCGTTCTAACTTTAAGGGGACGGCTCATGACCGGAGACTTTTCGTTTCTTATAGTTAACAGTTACATCTACACAACGACGATATCGATTTTTACCAAATCCTTTAATTTGACTTGATGCTTCACGATAATGGGCTATCGCTTATCGTTAAAACAAGTCAGCTAAACTTTTTCCTTGACATCAACATTCACACGCAGCTCTGTTTGGCTTATATCAACACTTGGTGCTCCTGAATGGCGGGCCAGAAAAGAGCACGATCGCAGAAACAATCGCAGTCTTCTAAAAGTGCAAGAAAGAAAGTGCTCAACGCCAACGATCCTAGGCCGGTTCTTGACTTGTGGGTACCGCTGCCGAAAGATGCCGATTCCCTACCGCAAACGGTAATGGTTTGGAGACTTCTGGATCGATTGGAGTCGACTGGGTTTAGTCACGCTGCCTTGACCCATACGGTTTACGGTCGCCCTACACCAAATACGGATGATGCCGAGAGCGCGCTTCCCGATTCTCTTTGGAAAGACCGACCAGTGACCAAAGGAATCAAAAAAGCTAATATCAAGGTGTTGCGAAGGCTGCACGTAGTTGTTGAAAATTTGGTCGATCTGGGACGATACAATGGGCCCGCCATCGATGGATACGATCTTGTTTCTATTTCACCGCGCAATGACGCAGCTTTTTCCGCAGCGTGTTCATCTGCATTGGCTGCGCAGATCATCACTCTAG harbors:
- a CDS encoding predicted protein — its product is SASVPSWANFSELGLADPLVTTCRQLGFKRPTPVQRVIIPYLLRHDDVHLLTLAATGSGKTAAFVLPILHRLAPDPYGIFAVILTPTRELAKQIHQQVLALGSSAYNVQSALVVGGLDATRQSLDLDRRPHFCVATPGRLAELLRGPRPPMLKHVRYMVLDEADRLLAPGSGFERDISELLLHCTTSPTLAAVDGATGRERRQTCQTLLFSATMTRTLESVEEMAGAGLGRLPLKKFVIHEGLGTNEPRSKKKYVFMPSRVRDAYLLTAIRELMANGGPTKARSAIIFVSTCERAAFVSGILAQVGVDNVALHSLLSQNRRLASLAKFKSQQVRVLVATDVASRGLDIPSVDLVLNSELPRNAISYVHRVGRTARAGRRGRAISFVSEADVALVHAAEKVSGRVLEKCGDVTDEMAIKLLGPVAKAARLTKIKLNDIGFDELVQKFKERKVRDRK